From the Daucus carota subsp. sativus chromosome 8, DH1 v3.0, whole genome shotgun sequence genome, one window contains:
- the LOC108199652 gene encoding uncharacterized protein LOC108199652, whose product MLSSNTFLKPNTTLHTQLYYPTSSSSPQHISPNPPRKHRQVRLISAKTPPPMAHQAPPLPVPSIPNPSIKLLFVEMGVGYDQHGQDVTKAAMRACRDAITSNSVPAFRAGSIPGVSFEEMKLQIRLGVPQPLQNSLDIEKVKSVFPYGDIVLFEVVDGGLICSSGVHVEEMGDKTDECYIVNAAVYVGY is encoded by the exons ATGTTGAGTTCAAACACTTTCCTTAAACCCAACACCACTCTTCACACTCAATTATATTATCCAACATCCTCATCATCTCCCCAACATATCTCACCAAATCCACCTCGAAAACATCGTCAAGTTCGGCTAATTTCAGCTAAAACACCACCACCCATGGCCCATCAGGCCCCACCATTGCCTGTCCCTTCCATTCCTAATCCTAGTATCAAGCTCTTGTTTGTTGAGATGGGTGTCGGCTATGATCAACACGG GCAAGATGTTACAAAAGCAGCAATGAGGGCTTGCAGAGATGCAATTACTTCCAATTCTGTTCCTGCCTTCCGCGCAG GGTCTATACCTGGCGTTTCGTTTGAAGAGATGAAGCTACAGATCAGGCTTGGAGTCCCTCAACCTCTACAAAATTCGCTAGACATTGAAAAAGTGAAATCCGTTTTTCCTTA CGGAGACATTGTGCTTTTTGAAGTTGTGGATGGTGGACTAATATGCTCCAGTGGAGTCCATGTAGAAGAAATGGGAGATAAAACTGATGAGTGCTACATAGTAAATGCAGCTGTTTATGTTGGCTACTGA